The Pangasianodon hypophthalmus isolate fPanHyp1 chromosome 2, fPanHyp1.pri, whole genome shotgun sequence genome window below encodes:
- the inpp5d gene encoding phosphatidylinositol 3,4,5-trisphosphate 5-phosphatase 1 isoform X1, with protein MSSHQPWYHGNITRSMAEDLLSKNAKDGSFLLRDSESIQGAYALCVLYQNCVYTYRILPNEDKKLSVQASEGVPIRFFSVLSELVEAYYKENMGLVTHLQYPVQKEEEPEDEPEQFSLPPQLPPRNFTPSESRDCHAEPVKTIEQSRVSISDIYVQRLQLVDMSHISEEHQKAIQDYFSSAVALDVEQVHNGNPTLPNLKKLLKTICKSLNSEISRTVPTLEALQKIVDQPMSPGAGRLRGQLSLDASQSVAFRLEQLTKLLYSIEDKAKNTVFESAGYDGGHRKSLIPPVTFEVKSDSLGISSKMFLKVDVESGKVYFKKSKDGPEDKYFVHNKILQLVKSQKMHTKLEIVVETEKEKTQRKEFVFNDTKKREGFCQLLQQMKNKHSDKAEPDMISLFVGTWNMGNASPPQNITSWFQSKGQGKTRDDTASQIPHDIYVIGTQEDPQGEKDWIDIVRGTLRDITNISFKQIATQTLWNIRIIVLAKPEHENRISHIFSNSVKTGIANALGNKGAVGVSFMFNNTSFGFVNSHLTSGSEKKIRRNQNYVSILRFLNLGDKKLNLFDITHRFTHLFWLGDLNYRIDLPPEEAENIVMKIKQQQYQELLSRDQLNMERADEKVFLYYEEEDITFPPTYRFERDTHERYVYTKAKATGTKYNLPSWCDRVLRKSYPQVHVACHSYGCTNDIMTSDHSPVFATFDVGVTSQFVSKNDPTKESQGAIKFMNCVATLRTKSKTRFFIEYHSSCLEKFVKSPEIDNQESTEGSIKVRFAAHVELTTIISDPEYLLDQHILISITSTDSDESYGETCVALRAAETAYTEFVVPLTHHGEHTGMLTGGIQLRTSEGKLTEKLYDFIKIGDDSGTGKVKSGDHKSFALPTDISNPNYMDVGYRSSSQSGWSYTMANRPGGSSGHMAKDTTTGNTSPKKTAYDHSVCSPTGKLSSPTSEDGQPAEMFDNPLYGSMGKSRSGKDQEMSRKEHLGVPEVFAFPKGYESDTDRIPPVPTPRARSFTCSEGKGQNPSPTPSSNNSISSSNHSSNSSLQPQSFSKKPVVPSRSEGGGMMSGKPPLPVKSRQGQTPEPLSKPRDYRDSSELPGKLRPHARPCQPLPKDVHPETAPSPKTGRPLK; from the exons ATGTCGTCCCATCAGCCTTGGTACCATGGCAATATCACTCGCTCTATGGCAGAAGACCTGCTCTCCAAAAATGCCAAGGATGGGAGCTTCCTCCTCAGAGACAGCGAGTCCATACAAGGAGCTTATGCCCTCTGCGTGCT GTACCAGAACTGCGTATATACCTATAGAATTCTACCCAATGAAGACAAAAAGCTTTCTGTGCAG GCATCTGAAGGTGTCCCCATTCGCTTCTTCTCTGTGCTCTCAGAGCTGGTGGAAGCGTACTATAAGGAGAACATGGGTTTAGTCACACATCTGCAGTATCCTGTACAGAAGGAGGAGGAGCCAGAGGATGAACCAG AGCAATTCAGTTTACCTCCTCAGCTTCCACCGCGGAACTTCACACCCAGCGAGAGTAGAGATTGCCATGCCGAGCCTGTAAAGACGATAGAGCAAAGCCGCGTGTCCATCTCAGACATTTACGTTCAGCGGCTGCAGCTTGTCGACATGTCACA CATCTCTGAAGAACATCAAAAGGCAATCCAGGATTACTTCAGCTCGGCTGTGGCTCTGGATGTGGAGCAGGTACACAATGGGAACCCCACTCTCCCCAACCTGAAGAAGCTTCTCAAGACCATCTGCAAGAGCCTCAACAG tgAGATTTCTCGTACAGTCCCAACTCTGGAGGCCTTACAGAAAATTGTGGATCAGCCCATGTCACCTGGAGCTGGGAGGCTTCGAGGACAG ctcTCGCTTGATGCCAGCCAGTCTGTGGCTTTTAGGCTTGAGCAACTGACCAAGCTTTTGTATTCAATTGAAGACAAG GCTAAGAATACAGTATTTGAATCTGCTGGTTATGATGGAGGCCACAGGAAGTCACTTATACCACCTGTAACATTtgaa GTGAAATCAGACTCCCTTGGCATTTCAAGCAAAATGTTCCTAAAGGTTGATGTAGAAAGTGGGAAAGTTTACTTCAAGAAGTCCAAAGATGGACCTGAGGACAAATATTTTGTGCACAATAAAA TCCTGCAGTTGGTGAAGTCCCAGAAAATGCACACCAAGCTGGAGATAGTGGTGGAGACCGAGAAAGAGAAGACCCAGCGTAAAGAATTTGTCTTTAATGACACAAAG AAGAGAGAAGGTTTCTGTCAATTACTTCAGcagatgaaaaacaaacattcagATAAGGCTGAGCCAGATATGATCAGCTTATTTGTTGGCACATGGAACATGG GAAATGCCAGCCCACCACAAAACATTACCTCATGGTTTCAGTCCAAGGGGCAAGGGAAGACCCGCGATGACACGGCCAGTCAGATCCCACATGATATCTATGTCATTGGAACACAGGAAGACCCACAGGGAGAGAAGGACTGGATAGATATAGTGAGGGGAACCCTCAGGGACATCACAAACATCAGCTTTAAACAG ATAGCTACTCAGACGCTGTGGAATATAAGAATCATTGTTCTGGCCAAGCCAGAACATGAGAATCGCATCTCCCACATCTTCTCGAACAGTGTTAAGACTGGAATAGCTAATGCTCTGG GAAATAAGGGAGCAGTGGGAGTATCGTTTATGTTTAATAACACCTCGTTTGGGTTTGTGAACAGTCACTTGACCTCAGGGAGTGAAAAGAAGATCAG ACGGAATCAGAACTATGTCAGCATCCTGCGCTTTCTGAACCTAGGAGATAAGAAACTTAATCTGTTTGACATTACACACCGCTTCACACACCTCTTCTGGCTTGGGGATCTGAACTACCGCATTGACCTTCCACCAGAG GAAGCAGAGAACATTGTGATGAAGATCAAACAGCAGCAGTATCAGGAACTGTTAAGCAGAGACCAGCTCAACATGGAAAGGGCAGATGAAAAGGTTTTTCTGTACTATG aagaagaagacatcACATTTCCCCCAACATATCGTTTTGAGAGAGATACTCATGAAAGATATGTCTACACCAAAGCCAAAGCGACAGGG ACTAAATATAACTTGCCTTCATGGTGTGACCGTGTGCTTCGCAAGTCCTACCCACAGGTTCATGTGGCTTGTCACTCATATG GATGCACAAATGACATCATGACAAGCGATCACTCTCCTGTATTTGCTACATTTGATGTTGGAGTGACTTCACAGTTTGTCTCTAAGAACG atccTACAAAGGAGTCTCAGGGTGCAATCAAGTTTATGAACTGTGTTGCCACTCTTAGGACCAAATCCAAGACAAGGTTTTTCATTGAATACCACTCAAGCTGCTTGGAAA AATTTGTCAAGAGTCCTGAGATAGATAATCAAGAGAGCACAGAGGGTTCCATAAAGGTTCGGTTTGCAGCACATGTAGAG CTTACGACCATCATTTCAGACCCAGAATACTTACTAGATCAGCATATACTCATCAGTATAACATCCACAGACAGTGATGAATCATACG GGGAGACATGTGTGGCTTTGCGGGCTGCAGAAACAGCCTACACTGAGTTTGTGGTCCCACTTACACATCATGGTGAGCACACAGGTATGCTAACAGGAGGCATCCAACTACGCACATCAGAAGGGAAACTGACAGAGAAACTATATG ATTTCATTAAGATTGGTGATGACTCAGGAACCGGTAAAGTCAAATCAGGAGATCATAA GTCTTTCGCACTACCCACTGATATTAGCAATCCTAATTATATGGATGTTGGCTACAGAAGCAGCAGTCAGTCAGGTTGGAGCTACACAATGGCCAATAGACCAGGAGGCTCCTCTGGACACATGGCTAAAGACACAACTACTGGCAACACCTCGCCAAAAAAGACTGCATATGATCATTCTGTGTGCAGCCCCACAGGAAAGCTGTCCAGTCCAAC ATCTGAAGATGGGCAACCAGCAGAGATGTTTGATAATCCACTTTATGGATCAATGGGGAAGTCACGATCTGGCAAGGATCAAGAAATGTCCCGAAAAGAGCACTTGGGGGTCCCAGAGGTATTTGCATTTCCAAAAGGCTATGAGTCTGACACTGATCGCATACCTCCAGTCCCAACCCCTCGCGCTCGCTCCTTCACCTGCTCAGAGGGCAAAGGCCAGAATCCTTCCCCGACTcccagcagcaacaacagcatcAGCAGCAGTAACCACAGCAGCAATAGCAGTCTACAGCCTCAGTCCTTCAGCAAGAAGCCTGTGGTGCCCTCTCGCTCTGAAGGAGGAGGGATGATGTCTGGAAAGCCACCACTGCCTGTGAAATCCCGACAAGGTCAAACACCAGAGCCCCTGTCAAAGCCCAGAGACTACAGAGACTCCTCAGAGTTACCAGGCAAGCTGCGGCCTCATGCCAGACCATGCCAGCCACTCCCCAAAGATG TGCATCCTGAGACAGCACCAAGTCCAAAGACAGGTCGCCCTCTGAAATGA
- the gpr17 gene encoding uracil nucleotide/cysteinyl leukotriene receptor has translation MAMTMESSPTVLPKLLSNQTTETCEPVDNTVENLLFGLYYIIVFLLALNGNSLALWIFSRQRGASSPANVFLMHLAVADLSYVIILPLRATYHLTGGHWPFGEVPCRVAGFLFYVNMYASLYFLACVAGDRYLAVVHAVSSLRIRHARFAHITSFALWALVIVAMAPLLVTQQTIEANGSTVCLQLYREKASRRALVSLIVAFTPPFLATLSCYLLIVNSLRKGLRMEPVLKVRALRTIGLVMLIYVVCFLPYHVSRATFILGYGHPDLSCQTQRGLALANRLTSSLTCLNGALDPLVYLFGAEKFRGTVQRLLCRDKSGGSAATSGDLKGTHESSLSAKSEF, from the coding sequence CTATGACCATGGAGTCATCTCCCACCGTGCTTCCCAAACTGCTGTCCAATCAGACGACTGAGACCTGTGAGCCTGTAGACAACACGGTGGAGAATCTCCTCTTTGGCCTCTACTACATCATAGTCTTTCTTCTCGCTCTGAATGGCAACAGTCTTGCCCTGTGGATCTTCTCCCGTCAGCGAGGAGCCTCCTCTCCAGCTAACGTCTTCTTGATGCACCTTGCTGTGGCTGACCTTTcttatgttattattttgccTCTAAGAGCCACATACCACTTGACAGGAGGTCACTGGCCATTTGGAGAAGTTCCTTGCCGTGTAGCTGGCTTCCTTTTCTATGTTAACATGTATGCCAGTCTTTACTTCCTGGCTTGTGTAGCTGGGGATCGATACCTCGCTGTAGTGCATGCTGTGAGTTCATTGAGAATCCGCCATGCCCGCTTTGCCCACATAACCAGCTTTGCTCTGTGGGCTCTAGTAATTGTAGCCATGGCTCCTCTGTTGGTGACCCAGCAGACTATAGAAGCGAACGGCTCCACAGTGTGCTTGCAGTTGTATAGAGAGAAAGCTTCCCGCCGAGCTTTAGTCTCCCTCATAGTTGCATTCACACCGCCTTTCCTGGCCACACTCTCCTGCTACCTGCTCATTGTGAACAGTCTGAGAAAGGGTTTGAGGATGGAGCCAGTGCTGAAGGTGCGAGCATTGCGTACAATCGGCCTGGTCATGCTCATCTATGTGGTGTGTTTCCTGCCATACCACGTTAGCCGGGCCACATTTATCCTGGGTTATGGACATCCAGATCTGTCCTGCCAAACACAGCGAGGTCTAGCCCTGGCTAATCGTCTCACCTCCTCTCTTACCTGTCTGAATGGAGCTTTGGACCCACTGGTCTACCTTTTTGGAGCAGAGAAATTCAGAGGCACTGTGCAAAGACTCCTGTGCAGGGATAAATCAGGTGGATCTGCAGCTACCAGTGGAGATCTTAAAGGGACACATGAGAGTTCCCTGAGTGCAAAGTCAGAGTTCtga
- the smx5 gene encoding smx5, producing MLFYSFFKSLVGKDVVVELKNDLSICGTLHSVDQYLNIKLTDISVTDPEKYPHMLSVKNCFIRGSVVRYVQLPADEVDTQLLQDAARKEAMQQKQ from the exons ATg CTTTTCTACTCATTCTTCAAGTCCTTGGTGGGTAAAGACGTGGTGGTGGAGTTAAAAAATGACTTGAG CATATGTGGGACCCTACACTCAGTGGATCAG TATCTGAACATCAAACTCACAGATATCAGTGTCACTGACCCTGAAAAGTATCCTCACATG TTGTCCGTGAAGAACTGCTTCATCCGGGGGTCTGTGGTGCGGTACGTTCAGCTCCCGGCTGATGAGGTGGACACACAGCTACTCCAGGATGCAGCACGCAAAGAAGCCATGCAGCAGAAACAATGA
- the inpp5d gene encoding phosphatidylinositol 3,4,5-trisphosphate 5-phosphatase 1 isoform X2 — MSSHQPWYHGNITRSMAEDLLSKNAKDGSFLLRDSESIQGAYALCVLYQNCVYTYRILPNEDKKLSVQASEGVPIRFFSVLSELVEAYYKENMGLVTHLQYPVQKEEEPEDEPEQFSLPPQLPPRNFTPSESRDCHAEPVKTIEQSRVSISDIYVQRLQLVDMSHISEEHQKAIQDYFSSAVALDVEQVHNGNPTLPNLKKLLKTICKSLNSEISRTVPTLEALQKIVDQPMSPGAGRLRGQLSLDASQSVAFRLEQLTKLLYSIEDKAKNTVFESAGYDGGHRKSLIPPVTFEVKSDSLGISSKMFLKVDVESGKVYFKKSKDGPEDKYFVHNKILQLVKSQKMHTKLEIVVETEKEKTQRKEFVFNDTKKREGFCQLLQQMKNKHSDKAEPDMISLFVGTWNMGNASPPQNITSWFQSKGQGKTRDDTASQIPHDIYVIGTQEDPQGEKDWIDIVRGTLRDITNISFKQIATQTLWNIRIIVLAKPEHENRISHIFSNSVKTGIANALGNKGAVGVSFMFNNTSFGFVNSHLTSGSEKKIRRNQNYVSILRFLNLGDKKLNLFDITHRFTHLFWLGDLNYRIDLPPEEAENIVMKIKQQQYQELLSRDQLNMERADEKVFLYYEEEDITFPPTYRFERDTHERYVYTKAKATGTKYNLPSWCDRVLRKSYPQVHVACHSYGCTNDIMTSDHSPVFATFDVGVTSQFVSKNDPTKESQGAIKFMNCVATLRTKSKTRFFIEYHSSCLEKFVKSPEIDNQESTEGSIKVRFAAHVELTTIISDPEYLLDQHILISITSTDSDESYGETCVALRAAETAYTEFVVPLTHHGEHTGMLTGGIQLRTSEGKLTEKLYDFIKIGDDSGTGKVKSGDHKSSSQSGWSYTMANRPGGSSGHMAKDTTTGNTSPKKTAYDHSVCSPTGKLSSPTSEDGQPAEMFDNPLYGSMGKSRSGKDQEMSRKEHLGVPEVFAFPKGYESDTDRIPPVPTPRARSFTCSEGKGQNPSPTPSSNNSISSSNHSSNSSLQPQSFSKKPVVPSRSEGGGMMSGKPPLPVKSRQGQTPEPLSKPRDYRDSSELPGKLRPHARPCQPLPKDVHPETAPSPKTGRPLK, encoded by the exons ATGTCGTCCCATCAGCCTTGGTACCATGGCAATATCACTCGCTCTATGGCAGAAGACCTGCTCTCCAAAAATGCCAAGGATGGGAGCTTCCTCCTCAGAGACAGCGAGTCCATACAAGGAGCTTATGCCCTCTGCGTGCT GTACCAGAACTGCGTATATACCTATAGAATTCTACCCAATGAAGACAAAAAGCTTTCTGTGCAG GCATCTGAAGGTGTCCCCATTCGCTTCTTCTCTGTGCTCTCAGAGCTGGTGGAAGCGTACTATAAGGAGAACATGGGTTTAGTCACACATCTGCAGTATCCTGTACAGAAGGAGGAGGAGCCAGAGGATGAACCAG AGCAATTCAGTTTACCTCCTCAGCTTCCACCGCGGAACTTCACACCCAGCGAGAGTAGAGATTGCCATGCCGAGCCTGTAAAGACGATAGAGCAAAGCCGCGTGTCCATCTCAGACATTTACGTTCAGCGGCTGCAGCTTGTCGACATGTCACA CATCTCTGAAGAACATCAAAAGGCAATCCAGGATTACTTCAGCTCGGCTGTGGCTCTGGATGTGGAGCAGGTACACAATGGGAACCCCACTCTCCCCAACCTGAAGAAGCTTCTCAAGACCATCTGCAAGAGCCTCAACAG tgAGATTTCTCGTACAGTCCCAACTCTGGAGGCCTTACAGAAAATTGTGGATCAGCCCATGTCACCTGGAGCTGGGAGGCTTCGAGGACAG ctcTCGCTTGATGCCAGCCAGTCTGTGGCTTTTAGGCTTGAGCAACTGACCAAGCTTTTGTATTCAATTGAAGACAAG GCTAAGAATACAGTATTTGAATCTGCTGGTTATGATGGAGGCCACAGGAAGTCACTTATACCACCTGTAACATTtgaa GTGAAATCAGACTCCCTTGGCATTTCAAGCAAAATGTTCCTAAAGGTTGATGTAGAAAGTGGGAAAGTTTACTTCAAGAAGTCCAAAGATGGACCTGAGGACAAATATTTTGTGCACAATAAAA TCCTGCAGTTGGTGAAGTCCCAGAAAATGCACACCAAGCTGGAGATAGTGGTGGAGACCGAGAAAGAGAAGACCCAGCGTAAAGAATTTGTCTTTAATGACACAAAG AAGAGAGAAGGTTTCTGTCAATTACTTCAGcagatgaaaaacaaacattcagATAAGGCTGAGCCAGATATGATCAGCTTATTTGTTGGCACATGGAACATGG GAAATGCCAGCCCACCACAAAACATTACCTCATGGTTTCAGTCCAAGGGGCAAGGGAAGACCCGCGATGACACGGCCAGTCAGATCCCACATGATATCTATGTCATTGGAACACAGGAAGACCCACAGGGAGAGAAGGACTGGATAGATATAGTGAGGGGAACCCTCAGGGACATCACAAACATCAGCTTTAAACAG ATAGCTACTCAGACGCTGTGGAATATAAGAATCATTGTTCTGGCCAAGCCAGAACATGAGAATCGCATCTCCCACATCTTCTCGAACAGTGTTAAGACTGGAATAGCTAATGCTCTGG GAAATAAGGGAGCAGTGGGAGTATCGTTTATGTTTAATAACACCTCGTTTGGGTTTGTGAACAGTCACTTGACCTCAGGGAGTGAAAAGAAGATCAG ACGGAATCAGAACTATGTCAGCATCCTGCGCTTTCTGAACCTAGGAGATAAGAAACTTAATCTGTTTGACATTACACACCGCTTCACACACCTCTTCTGGCTTGGGGATCTGAACTACCGCATTGACCTTCCACCAGAG GAAGCAGAGAACATTGTGATGAAGATCAAACAGCAGCAGTATCAGGAACTGTTAAGCAGAGACCAGCTCAACATGGAAAGGGCAGATGAAAAGGTTTTTCTGTACTATG aagaagaagacatcACATTTCCCCCAACATATCGTTTTGAGAGAGATACTCATGAAAGATATGTCTACACCAAAGCCAAAGCGACAGGG ACTAAATATAACTTGCCTTCATGGTGTGACCGTGTGCTTCGCAAGTCCTACCCACAGGTTCATGTGGCTTGTCACTCATATG GATGCACAAATGACATCATGACAAGCGATCACTCTCCTGTATTTGCTACATTTGATGTTGGAGTGACTTCACAGTTTGTCTCTAAGAACG atccTACAAAGGAGTCTCAGGGTGCAATCAAGTTTATGAACTGTGTTGCCACTCTTAGGACCAAATCCAAGACAAGGTTTTTCATTGAATACCACTCAAGCTGCTTGGAAA AATTTGTCAAGAGTCCTGAGATAGATAATCAAGAGAGCACAGAGGGTTCCATAAAGGTTCGGTTTGCAGCACATGTAGAG CTTACGACCATCATTTCAGACCCAGAATACTTACTAGATCAGCATATACTCATCAGTATAACATCCACAGACAGTGATGAATCATACG GGGAGACATGTGTGGCTTTGCGGGCTGCAGAAACAGCCTACACTGAGTTTGTGGTCCCACTTACACATCATGGTGAGCACACAGGTATGCTAACAGGAGGCATCCAACTACGCACATCAGAAGGGAAACTGACAGAGAAACTATATG ATTTCATTAAGATTGGTGATGACTCAGGAACCGGTAAAGTCAAATCAGGAGATCATAA AAGCAGCAGTCAGTCAGGTTGGAGCTACACAATGGCCAATAGACCAGGAGGCTCCTCTGGACACATGGCTAAAGACACAACTACTGGCAACACCTCGCCAAAAAAGACTGCATATGATCATTCTGTGTGCAGCCCCACAGGAAAGCTGTCCAGTCCAAC ATCTGAAGATGGGCAACCAGCAGAGATGTTTGATAATCCACTTTATGGATCAATGGGGAAGTCACGATCTGGCAAGGATCAAGAAATGTCCCGAAAAGAGCACTTGGGGGTCCCAGAGGTATTTGCATTTCCAAAAGGCTATGAGTCTGACACTGATCGCATACCTCCAGTCCCAACCCCTCGCGCTCGCTCCTTCACCTGCTCAGAGGGCAAAGGCCAGAATCCTTCCCCGACTcccagcagcaacaacagcatcAGCAGCAGTAACCACAGCAGCAATAGCAGTCTACAGCCTCAGTCCTTCAGCAAGAAGCCTGTGGTGCCCTCTCGCTCTGAAGGAGGAGGGATGATGTCTGGAAAGCCACCACTGCCTGTGAAATCCCGACAAGGTCAAACACCAGAGCCCCTGTCAAAGCCCAGAGACTACAGAGACTCCTCAGAGTTACCAGGCAAGCTGCGGCCTCATGCCAGACCATGCCAGCCACTCCCCAAAGATG TGCATCCTGAGACAGCACCAAGTCCAAAGACAGGTCGCCCTCTGAAATGA